The Armatimonadota bacterium genomic interval CCGCCGGGAGCGCGGCCAGGTCCGGGGCTTCGAGGGTGGCGCCCGTGTCCTCGGACCGCAGGCTGATGACCGCGTCGGCACGCGGCTCGACGGTGACCTGGCTGGCGAGGTCAATGCCGGCGTTGATGGTCACGCCGCCATCGGTGAAAACGTAGAGGGGATAGATGTCGAGGGTGCCCCCGGCCAGGTCCATGCGAGTGGGCGCGGTCGCGCGAATGGCCATGACGGAACCTCCAGCGAGAGAAGTGTCCGGCTGCGGAGCTCGGTTTCTGCGCGGCGGTCGCCATTCCCTGCGCGCGCCGCGGGGACGGCTATAGAAAGCGGCCAACGACGGTGTAGGCGATGGCGCCCAGCACCCCGGCCACCGGCGGGGTAAGCACCCACGCGAGAACGATATTGCCGGCCACCCCCCAGCGCACGGCGGACAGGCGCTTGGAGGCGCCGACGCCCATGATGGCGGAGGAAATGACGTGGGTGGTGCTGACGGGGAGGCCGAGGTGGCTGGCGGTCTGAATGACGGCGGCGGCGGAGGTCTCGGCGGCGAAGCCGTGGATGGGCTGGAGGCGGATGATGCGCATGCCGATGGTGTGGATGATGCGCCAGCCGCCGACGGCGGTGCCCAGCCCCATCGCCGCCGCGCACACGAGTTTGACCCACATCGGGACGACGAAGGTCTGCAGGTAGCCGGCGGTGACCAGAGCCATGGTGATGATGCCCATGGACTTCTGGGCGTCGTTGGTGCCGTGGCTGAAGGCCATGAAGGCGGCGGAGACGACTTGCAGGCGGCGGAAGTGAGCGTTGATGCGAGCCGGGATCGCGCGGCGGAAGGCCCACAGCAGCATCACCATCACCGCGAGGCCGATGAAGAAGCCGACCAGCGGCGACGCCAGCAGCGAGCCGAAGATGTCGCCGAGGCCGCGCAGGTTGAGCACCCCCCAGCCATCGTAGGCGACGGCGGCGCCGATGATACCGCCGACCAGCGCATGCGAGGAGCTGGAGGGCAGGCCCCAGTACCAGGTGAGGAGGTTCCAGGCGATGGCGCCGATGAGGCCGGAGAGGATGACCGCCTCGGTCACGGTGTGCGGGGAGACG includes:
- a CDS encoding inorganic phosphate transporter, coding for MLSPRTVLVVAAAVIFDFINGFHDTANAIATSVSTRVLTPMRAVVMAAVLNFVGALVSTEVAKTMGQGIVSPHTVTEAVILSGLIGAIAWNLLTWYWGLPSSSSHALVGGIIGAAVAYDGWGVLNLRGLGDIFGSLLASPLVGFFIGLAVMVMLLWAFRRAIPARINAHFRRLQVVSAAFMAFSHGTNDAQKSMGIITMALVTAGYLQTFVVPMWVKLVCAAAMGLGTAVGGWRIIHTIGMRIIRLQPIHGFAAETSAAAVIQTASHLGLPVSTTHVISSAIMGVGASKRLSAVRWGVAGNIVLAWVLTPPVAGVLGAIAYTVVGRFL